In Spirobacillus cienkowskii, a genomic segment contains:
- a CDS encoding helicase-related protein translates to MTRITRKKDVSDSKTEKVAKSQSQAGTKTKKTVAKNASTPAKTKKVESTKTAKVEKSVKNPAIKPTKETAKKEKAPKLSPAKSAVPSSKKEIKITKPKKTATLQQNTLFPEIIEHNATEIETTTKENRVVKSQVIHAEITAPTQHFVAAAKKQTKPQILERGNTPAPDYFVPEISDIQTKTIKFENIVANDNIIKELLKLGFKTPSETMQKALPAALRGSDLLAIIPKQPEEFLIGAVTAAAKILSELLPKGTKKNPSVLFLAPNQKKTEETLAISSKLFHNLGITAASLAAVKNEAEIATLENIELVDVLIATPQSLNIAIEHKHIETKSVGLCFVLDTQAFYHEDAVLELEKSLSILPQDRTQKIISASENVPVVREMAFQFLENPEYITVLPSQIKEKHPKQFAHTLQATQKFQVLLGHLKTHKPHCAAVFANTKAVAEWIAFKLHGNDIKVELVTSHLPFAKRTTLTKAIKNGEINVIVATDAISNSLGIRELNCIYNFDLPDASTNFFKRLARIEGSKNPLAVSFICEDYGFNIKAIEDSLGFKIHLAQPDKNYFNLKDISKYPLEPNGKVKRIGVHYEDDTTAIATEKVETQPNQSSDTIAQKAPKKYELDSTQTTNTSKLYPRPEKEPLSAKQPLQFTPKSAEPRKNAVNGSFQTNQRATTDSTVGRQPNEKFVRRDERAKEAIDAARMAAKATQEKRGHTQYSKPSSKMPKRPGLLDIMVSLVQDAVQSAATAAKESVATNIQTNLPTLANVLNKFNILKKPTKSDDDHSHQ, encoded by the coding sequence ATGACGCGTATCACCAGAAAAAAAGACGTTTCCGATTCAAAAACAGAAAAAGTAGCAAAAAGTCAGTCTCAAGCTGGAACTAAAACCAAAAAGACTGTTGCTAAAAATGCTTCTACGCCAGCAAAAACTAAAAAAGTAGAAAGCACAAAAACTGCGAAAGTAGAAAAATCTGTTAAAAATCCTGCAATCAAACCTACAAAAGAAACTGCAAAAAAGGAAAAAGCACCAAAGCTATCGCCTGCAAAATCTGCAGTTCCAAGCAGTAAAAAAGAAATAAAAATTACAAAGCCCAAAAAAACGGCGACACTACAGCAAAATACATTATTTCCAGAAATTATTGAACACAATGCTACTGAAATAGAAACAACTACAAAAGAAAATAGGGTTGTTAAATCCCAAGTGATTCACGCAGAAATCACGGCACCGACACAGCATTTTGTTGCTGCAGCAAAAAAGCAAACAAAACCGCAAATTCTAGAGCGTGGCAACACCCCTGCTCCTGATTACTTCGTACCAGAAATCTCAGATATCCAAACAAAAACAATAAAGTTTGAAAACATTGTTGCAAATGACAATATTATTAAAGAACTTCTCAAATTAGGTTTTAAAACGCCCAGCGAAACAATGCAAAAAGCATTACCAGCTGCATTGCGTGGCTCTGATCTACTTGCAATTATCCCTAAACAACCAGAAGAGTTTTTAATTGGTGCAGTCACTGCGGCCGCAAAAATTCTTTCTGAATTATTGCCTAAAGGGACGAAAAAAAATCCTTCTGTGCTTTTTTTAGCTCCAAATCAAAAAAAGACGGAAGAAACTCTCGCTATCAGTTCAAAACTTTTTCACAATCTTGGGATTACTGCAGCGAGTTTAGCGGCAGTAAAAAATGAAGCAGAAATTGCAACACTTGAAAACATTGAGCTCGTTGATGTTTTGATTGCGACCCCACAAAGTTTAAATATTGCCATAGAACATAAACACATAGAAACTAAATCTGTTGGCTTATGTTTTGTTTTAGATACCCAAGCTTTTTATCATGAAGACGCTGTTTTAGAGCTTGAAAAATCTTTATCTATACTTCCACAAGATAGAACACAAAAAATTATTAGCGCGTCTGAAAACGTTCCTGTTGTGCGTGAGATGGCATTTCAATTTTTAGAAAATCCAGAATACATCACAGTTTTACCATCACAAATAAAAGAAAAACATCCTAAACAATTTGCCCATACTCTCCAAGCAACACAAAAATTCCAAGTTCTCCTTGGGCATTTAAAAACTCACAAACCACACTGTGCCGCTGTATTTGCCAACACGAAAGCCGTTGCAGAATGGATTGCGTTTAAATTACACGGAAATGACATAAAAGTAGAGCTCGTTACGTCTCATCTTCCGTTTGCAAAACGCACAACCTTAACCAAAGCAATAAAAAATGGTGAGATTAACGTTATTGTTGCAACAGATGCAATTTCTAACTCCTTAGGAATTAGAGAATTAAATTGTATTTACAATTTTGATCTGCCAGATGCCTCTACAAATTTTTTTAAACGCCTTGCACGAATTGAAGGCAGCAAAAACCCTCTCGCTGTATCGTTTATTTGTGAAGATTATGGATTTAATATCAAAGCGATAGAAGATTCTCTAGGATTTAAAATTCATCTTGCTCAGCCCGATAAAAATTATTTTAATTTAAAAGATATTTCTAAGTATCCTCTTGAACCAAACGGCAAAGTCAAACGCATTGGTGTTCATTATGAAGACGACACAACCGCAATTGCTACAGAAAAAGTAGAAACTCAACCAAACCAATCAAGCGATACAATTGCGCAAAAAGCTCCCAAAAAATACGAGCTTGATTCAACGCAAACAACCAACACAAGTAAACTGTATCCAAGACCAGAAAAAGAACCGCTGTCAGCAAAGCAACCGTTGCAATTTACACCCAAGTCAGCAGAACCGCGTAAAAATGCTGTCAATGGCAGTTTTCAAACAAATCAACGCGCAACAACTGATAGCACTGTAGGTCGTCAACCGAACGAAAAATTTGTTCGTCGTGATGAAAGAGCAAAAGAAGCGATTGATGCAGCTCGGATGGCAGCAAAAGCCACACAAGAAAAACGTGGTCATACCCAATACTCCAAACCTTCGAGCAAAATGCCAAAACGTCCAGGATTACTTGATATTATGGTATCACTTGTACAAGATGCCGTTCAATCTGCTGCAACAGCTGCAAAAGAATCAGTGGCCACAAATATTCAAACAAACCTGCCGACATTAGCAAATGTTCTTAATAAATTTAATATTCTTAAAAAACCTACTAAATCAGATGATGATCACTCACACCAATAA
- the secG gene encoding preprotein translocase subunit SecG — translation MILTLLTTLLIIDALVLIFLIIALQQGNEGGLGGAFGGGNSAGFFGATGGVKLIVQATWVCGVLFFVLAMSTSWLKTHNKYDIKNQLEKSLATPSAPVSTTTPPAQSFPDQSTVDPLAQSLPKQSVADPLPQTVPDQAPNAPVAPAK, via the coding sequence ATGATTTTAACTCTTCTGACAACTCTTTTAATCATAGATGCCTTAGTTTTAATATTTTTGATTATCGCTTTGCAGCAAGGTAACGAAGGCGGCCTAGGAGGAGCTTTTGGAGGAGGAAACTCTGCAGGCTTTTTTGGTGCAACAGGTGGTGTAAAACTTATTGTTCAGGCAACTTGGGTCTGTGGTGTTTTGTTTTTTGTCCTTGCCATGTCAACATCGTGGTTAAAAACTCACAACAAGTACGATATTAAAAACCAGCTTGAAAAAAGTTTAGCAACGCCTTCTGCTCCAGTATCAACAACAACTCCTCCAGCGCAATCGTTTCCTGATCAATCCACAGTTGATCCTTTGGCTCAATCATTACCAAAGCAATCTGTTGCAGATCCTTTACCTCAGACAGTGCCTGATCAGGCACCAAATGCACCAGTTGCTCCTGCAAAATAA
- a CDS encoding acetyl-CoA C-acyltransferase: MSKQIQDAYICAAVRTPVGKAPRGFFKLTRPDDMLAHCLKGLLAQAPNLDPKEIGDVIIGCAMPEAEQGMNVGRIALLLADYPNMVPGITINRFCSSGIQAVAMAADRIRLGEADVMVAGGTESMSLIPMMGHKVVMNPTFFTDEHIGIAYGMGMTAENVAEKWKISREEQDKFAFESHKRASDAIKNNEFKDEIIPYTILESMPGNIGEIINNKKVVSQDEGPRPDTTPEALAKLKPVFAARGSVTAGNSSQMSDGAAAVLLANEKAIKKYKLVPLARFVTFAVAGVPPEIMGIGPKEAIPKVLKQAGIKQNQIDWFELNEAFAAQSLAVIKDLDLNPAKVNPLGGAIALGHPLGATGAIRTATIVHGMKRHKQKYGVVTMCIGTGMGAAGLLEIV; encoded by the coding sequence ATGTCTAAACAAATTCAAGATGCTTATATTTGCGCTGCGGTGAGAACTCCTGTGGGAAAAGCTCCTCGTGGTTTTTTTAAACTAACTCGCCCCGATGATATGCTTGCGCATTGTCTAAAAGGTTTGTTAGCCCAAGCGCCCAATTTGGATCCCAAAGAAATAGGTGATGTGATTATTGGGTGCGCCATGCCCGAGGCAGAGCAAGGCATGAATGTTGGACGTATTGCGCTTTTGCTTGCCGATTACCCTAACATGGTACCTGGAATCACAATCAATCGTTTTTGTTCATCTGGAATTCAAGCTGTCGCAATGGCAGCCGATCGCATAAGACTTGGCGAAGCAGATGTGATGGTAGCAGGTGGGACAGAAAGCATGAGCCTAATTCCTATGATGGGACACAAGGTTGTGATGAACCCCACATTCTTTACAGACGAGCATATTGGAATTGCCTACGGCATGGGTATGACTGCAGAAAATGTGGCCGAAAAATGGAAAATTTCGAGAGAAGAACAAGATAAATTTGCATTTGAAAGCCATAAACGGGCAAGCGATGCTATTAAAAATAACGAATTTAAAGACGAAATTATTCCCTATACAATTCTTGAGTCCATGCCAGGAAATATTGGTGAGATTATCAATAATAAAAAAGTTGTCTCACAAGATGAAGGTCCACGCCCCGACACCACTCCCGAAGCGCTCGCTAAACTAAAACCAGTGTTTGCTGCACGAGGTAGTGTCACTGCAGGAAATAGTTCACAAATGAGTGATGGCGCGGCAGCCGTTCTGTTAGCAAATGAAAAAGCAATAAAAAAATATAAGTTGGTACCACTTGCACGATTTGTTACTTTTGCTGTAGCGGGCGTACCACCAGAAATTATGGGTATTGGCCCAAAAGAAGCTATTCCTAAGGTTTTAAAACAAGCAGGAATAAAACAAAATCAAATTGATTGGTTTGAATTGAATGAGGCTTTTGCAGCGCAAAGTCTTGCTGTCATTAAAGATCTTGATTTAAACCCTGCTAAAGTAAATCCTCTAGGAGGAGCAATTGCATTAGGTCATCCACTTGGTGCAACTGGTGCAATACGAACTGCAACCATTGTGCATGGTATGAAACGTCATAAACAAAAATATGGTGTTGTGACAATGTGTATTGGAACAGGAATGGGGGCTGCTGGGCTTTTAGAAATAGTGTAA